A window of the Macrobrachium rosenbergii isolate ZJJX-2024 chromosome 13, ASM4041242v1, whole genome shotgun sequence genome harbors these coding sequences:
- the LOC136844763 gene encoding uncharacterized protein, which produces MIQMISSELSPNFLLIMRSTCQAFSTLRLHPVYFTSSTTTLFTPTPSTPAPSTLPPSTPAPSTPPPSTHPVYSTPSIQPRLLHPRLLHPIYYTPSTPPHLLQPCLLQRRLLQPVYSTPIYSNTVYSIRVYANPIYTTPIYSTSVYSNPVYSRQT; this is translated from the exons ATGATCCAGATGATCTCTTCAGAATTGAGTCCCAACTTCCTCCTCATTATGCGCAGCACGTGTCAAGCCTTCTCGACCCTTCGACTTCAC CCCGTCTATTTCACTTCATCTACTACAACTCTGTTTACTCCAACCCCGTCTACTCCAGCCCCATCTACTCTGCCCCCGTCTACTCCAGCCCCATCTACTCCGCCCCCGTCTACCCACCCCGTCTACTCTACCCCATCTATTCAACCCCGTCTACTCCACCCTCGTCTACTACACCCCATCTACTACACCCCATCTACTCCACCCCATCTACTCCAACCCTGTTTACTCCAGCGCCGTCTACTCCAGCCCGTCTACTCCACCCCTATATACTCTAACACTGTCTATTCCATCCGTGTCTACGCCAACCCCATCTATACCACCCCCATCTACTCCACCTCCGTCTACTCCAACCCAGTCTACTCCCGCCAGACTTAA